The segment tcCTTCAATGTGTGGGTTGTCCCATCCTGgtgcaatcaaaatacatgcaGAAAACAGATATTTAGCGTCAAATGACATTTAGATATAAACctctacaaaggctactgtgataaatcCATGGGGTTTCcccttaaggaaggagtcttctcgttatcaaacatacttcttataataagaaattcatgaaattttgacagagTCAAACGGATCAACTTacaaaatgattctatcagttttatcaaatttgacctttttgttttcgcataagagcaggtcaaggtcactacctttttcctcaacgtaaaggatgataaaaacaAGTGTAGgtctttgtagttctgtagtcatttatttaagatatgaagattctattcttcaatgaaatgatagaacattagaatgtctatcagcttatactactaaattggaataactatttatactaaaactgatattgcttagcccgcatttcctctaattttcttaaattttgatggaattttcattattttttcatgcttccaataataaaatatttatgatttttatgtataatgaagactttataaaaagatataaattgacagaaaagctaatatattgaccatttaataagagagaaaaactgattttagtgattttttcacaaaaatcagtgTATAGAAGGGCACTTTAAAAAGCCTACAAAAATGtagtttgataggcaaatcatatttcaaacacatattctgaaacataagtatcatatcattagtgtacattagtgaaaaaatccaacattaatgttattgtttttaaaatgctaaaccaaactcattaatctgcagcaattctgaattgcgcaatatgtgatattttcctacgccaatattacgccaaaaatatagtccttgttagattctaaactttgattactttttctatgccaagttgtacgataataaaaaaagaaagaaaaatattctattataatttcctttcatcttgatttaatgaacaattaatcaattttacgtttgacaagtcgaaaaccataaaagactccttccttaaactGTTAAAGATGACCGTCAaaggacataacttttgtaacgtgtggattggtctattgtGTTGGGCTCAGAATTTTGAATTCATCATAAATAAACGGAAATCATCCATATTATTGTTGACTTAGGTTCCTTTAACTTGTTTTGGTCTTACCTGCGATGAACTGCACGTAGCCCGCCATGACAGTGACGGATTTGACGGCGTCGTTAGGAATGCATGACGTACACACCGCCAGGAACGCACCGCAGCACAGCAATATACATCCACCACCAAAAAGAGTGCACGACGCCTGCCACGCCCCGGACGGGAGACTGCCCAGGTTGAAATATCCCCCATAGAACTCACAACGTTGCTTTCCAAAGTCTGGACTGACGACGTCTAGAACCGTGACGCACGTGCTGATTAGCCCGAAACTTTCGGTCTGATTTGGAGTGACGATCCAGATGGGCTGGATGAAGGAGTAAGTTCCGAGGGCAGAGACCAGAATCGACAGGAAAGTCCATATCAGTAATACGGGGGAGTTCATGTCAATGGCCCAAACATCTTGTTCTCCTTCGAtgactggaaaaaaaattatgttttgaaatccCAGTTTGGAgcaataaataataaagtaaCTAACAAGAGTTCCTCCTCAATGGCTGGTTTTAATTAATTGCgtaattttgttatttcaatATTGCATTTAATAGAAATGGTGTTCAATAATTCAGCAACTTGATTTAGTGCTGAAATTTAAAAGCCCGAGTGACGACTCAATAAACACCGGAAGTTGTGTTTGAATATCGGGATCCGTAACTCTGTCTCATTTCTAAAGAATCGTCATGGCGGAAAATGAAAACCTGTCATAATCAGCAGCCACAattctttcatttttatcttCATCATTAAGGACATCGTTTATTACGTTTAATTTGAAATCGATTGCttcgatgtacatgtaaaaagtacTAGTATACGAAAAAAAGTTCAATACTTTGggggtttaaattttttactatACTTATTGAATATGTTTAGTAATTACTACATCTGCCATTTTACATGAATGGCTGTAGATACATTTGTAAATCTTGAGAAATATATTGCTCTTAGATGAGTTATAGTTATGGTTCCTTTTAATTCTTGATCAAGCAATCCTTATGATACTCACTGATCAGCCAGCGTCTGACATACAGAAAGTCTAATTGATcgatagtacatgtatgatacacTTAATTCTTATCTACTGTGTGATAAAGGGAGATGCCTATTTATGTCAATAACGAATTGCATAATagttatctttttatttaatctgTACTAATTGACTGTGTATATCCTTCCGCACGTGTGGGGGCGCGCCGTGATCTCTGTGTAACCAATCGTTTCAGACCTCAGTGTGGCGACCCAGCCATGTCGTCATATCGACCTGCCGCTTAGTCTCCAAGAAACGATAATTTTAATGCAGCTAGTTTACGTATTTCTAAAATAGTAAGCGTTAAATGTTTGTGGTGTCAAATTTATTGTAGGGATGTCTGAACTCAGTAACTTAATCAACGATTTCACTCATTTTCGATGATTGAGATTAAATGTTTAAGCATACAAGTTCAAAAAAATTTGGTGTACAATATATAAGACCCGTTACAAGTGTACATAGAAACGAGGGGATCAGACAATGTCCGTTCGCTCAGTAACTTAATCAACGATTTCACTCATTTTTGATGATTGGGATTAAATTAATACCGTCAATTTTTAAGCAtgcaagtacaaaaaaaatatggtgtATAAAATATAAGACCCATTACAAGTGTATATAGAAACGAGGGGATCAGACAATGTCCGTTCGCACTCCGACTGCTCTTTCATACGTTAAGGAATACCAGTAATTGactttgtgaaaattaaagtgGCGAATCGttaattgtgattttaaaaaatcatatgtaaaattcaatatccattgtattcggagcattgaaatataaaattacacacTGGATCATAAacaaaaacgttttttttttaaaaatatgtttgctaGCAGAACCCCATCTCAATTAGACAGGATAATAACAGAGCTTTTCTATCGTTGATAGTTCATTGTATTCCAATCTGAATAGAAATTTGATAAGAAATGTTCATTTGGTTTCGTAATTTAGATGttctgataaaatatttttgtgttgaGCATAGGTTTTGATAAGTGCGCGTTCTCGGAGTACatctttttttctcttatttcatctttttggattttttggtaTGTGGACgtgtttgtatatatatagtgtttAATTTGTAGAGGTATTTTTGTGTAGTACGGGTACTTCTGTCTAGTAGTATAATCTATGAATACATTGATATGTGCCTCTGCTacgtgtatttatttatttctagtgtATATACGTGTATGAGTACGTGTCTCTGTTACGTGCATTTCTTGCTAGTGTATATAAGTGTATGAATACGTGCCTCTGGTACGTGCATTTATTTCTAGATTATATACGTGTATAAGTACGTGCCTCTAGTACGTGCGTTTATTTCTAGTGTATATACGTGTATAAGTACATGCCTCTGGTACGTGCATTTATTTCTAGTGTATATACGTGTATAAGTACGTGCCTCTGGTACGTGCATTTATTTCTAGTGTATATACGTGTATAAGTACGTGCCTCTGGTACGTGCATTTATTTCTAGTGTATATACGTGTATACGTACGTGTCTCTGGTACGTGCATTTATTTCTAGTGTATATACGTGTATGAGTACGTGTCTCTGTTACGTGCATTTCTTGCTAGTGTATATACGTGTATGAATACGTGCCTCTGGTACGTGCATTTATTTCTAGTGTATATACGTGTATGAGTACGTGTCTCTGGTACGTGCATTTCTTTCTAATGTATATACGTGTATGAGTACGTGCCTCTGGTACGTGCATTTATTTCTAGTGTATATACGTGTATGGCTGTTTTTTCTGTACCTGCATTTATACCTAatgtatataaatgaattgaataGGTAAATAATTTGAATGTATATGTGCGTGTACTTTTATCTACACGTATGTAAATATAAGGATACTTGCCTTTTTCTCTTATGTATGATTGATAGTGTTTGTGTTTTAGTATTTCTGATAAGTGAACCTCCACCTTATACATATACATCTATGGATACGtgttttgtatgtgttccaagcATCTCATTCTCTGATAAAGAAAATCCTTGTTTATATATCAGTGTAGTTACATACGATAGTCTGTATTAGAGTCTGTGTCATTACTTGTATAAAACATACTTTGTCATCAATAAAGCAGCGATCAAATTATGTATTGAGCTGATATTTCGGTTTTTAATTCGGCTCGCTATGTTGGAGATAGTGATGTTTTGAGGAATGACATACATTGATGCCGTGGCTTACACAGGGAGCACAAAGAAGGGCCCTTATCCCGACAGCTCCAATTGTTGCCGTCCGTTGTACTCCTTTTGATTATTAATGTGACGCTCTGATCAATATTCATGTAGATATCATATTCTTTCCCCAGGGAACTCCAATATGCTGTACGTCAGGATAAAATAGGATAGATGCTCTTTTCCTCTATCCAGTCCTTGTAGCGCCGGACCATCGATTTCACCCCGGTCGTTATCCAAAAACACAAAATGGTTTTCTACATGATTCATCATAAGATGGTGGGCATAAGCAGGTTCTTCAAGATCAACAAATTACTGGACATTACTTTTGCATGTTTATTGCAGCATTGCAAAACTTTTAAAAGCgtttttggtccatttgggtgcAATTAGCTAACATTCGTGGGATTGatttgcaaatgaaattttgaagaaaaaaaatatttctttaaaaaattttatgaCATTCTATGGCTAGAAATTGTTCAGTTGCAGCAATCATAAACTTTATGCTTCTGTAATCATAATCATTTGGCCGTTTTCATTTCATGCCCGGTCAGGTCTAAACACACCGATAATGCATGCATTAGGGAGAAGTGTCCCGTGGCATGCAATTTCCGGAAAATCCCATAACGAGGGGGTCCTTGTTCCCTCATTATACCTTCATTATTTTGTCAATCAccatctctctttctctctctctctctctctctctctctctctctctctctctctctctctctctctctctctctctctctctctctctctctctctctcagaaatcccttaaattcttttgaaaataaaacaatgtcgAAAGAAAAACCTTGGTTTTTGTtccaattatattttaatgctTTTCTAAGCATAAAATTCATAAGTTATAGTTCTAAAATTTGACAGGATTAAAAGTGCGCTAGGATTGCGGACTGATACAGAAGCGGATGTTTCCCACAAATGAGTTTATAATTAGTCCCCGGGAGAGATACTGTATCGGTCCGCACTCAATAATCAGCGATGTAACTTCATTATATCATAGCAGCAATATGTCAATTTTCCAGTTGACATTTTACTTTCTATTACAATGCTATACAAATCAGCAGAATACACTTGTACTACACCACTCCAGGGAGGCTCTTATCGTCCTTGACCTTTCCAGTTTTCAATTGACCCGAGAGGTGCACCATGCggtaaacaaattacatgtattgaatttttgacAAATAATGGCAAAACCTTCTAGCGTAAAGCataatgttctttttttaaagaatgttacATTTGTCAGCAGAGGATTAGCTTTAATGTCGAAGTCATTTAGATAAAATGGTGTATTCGGGAACTTGGAAGTCCAATAATATTGAACTGTTAATGACTATTTTTGCTTTAATC is part of the Magallana gigas chromosome 3, xbMagGiga1.1, whole genome shotgun sequence genome and harbors:
- the LOC105339069 gene encoding LHFPL tetraspan subfamily member 2a protein gives rise to the protein MNSPVLLIWTFLSILVSALGTYSFIQPIWIVTPNQTESFGLISTCVTVLDVVSPDFGKQRCEFYGGYFNLGSLPSGAWQASCTLFGGGCILLCCGAFLAVCTSCIPNDAVKSVTVMAGYVQFIAVLVMIAGLFIYPLGFNSKFIRKHCGGGSSMYNSEQCEVGWGLVLAVVGTALAMFCPVLSHYTDMQTTDLL